Proteins from a single region of Streptomyces glaucescens:
- a CDS encoding MFS transporter, whose amino-acid sequence MRTPSGYSGLFRTPEFTPLFLSTAAQTAAQTLGGLALGTQVFRATGSPLLAAVSMFGPSLAQVVGATFLMSGADRLPPRATLTGVALAFAAGTAVLAVPGLPVQAVLAVVLVQGLVASLGGGVRWGLLTEILSKERYLLGRSLFGMTSGLAQIAGFATGGVLVAALSPRPALLLAALLYAGAALGLRLGLTARPPRASGRPSVRATWRANALLWSSPARRCVYLALWVPNGLIVGCESLYVSYAPEAAGTLFACAALGMFAGDVTIGRLLSPARRARLGVPLLLLLAGPYLLFALRPPVPVAAVLVLVASAGFGASLVQQERLVALTPDELSGHALGLHSAGMLTMQGASAALAGALAELTSPGAAMTATAAASVTVTAALARGLRTARTDNGVGEAATETPVHAPADLPPHTTTDAPPTR is encoded by the coding sequence ATGCGCACACCTTCCGGCTATTCAGGTCTGTTCCGCACACCGGAGTTCACTCCGCTCTTCCTGTCCACCGCCGCCCAGACCGCCGCCCAGACGCTCGGCGGACTGGCGCTCGGCACCCAGGTGTTCCGGGCGACCGGGTCGCCGCTGCTGGCGGCGGTGAGCATGTTCGGCCCCTCGCTCGCCCAGGTCGTCGGCGCCACCTTCCTGATGTCCGGGGCGGACCGGCTGCCGCCCCGGGCCACCCTCACCGGCGTGGCGCTGGCGTTCGCGGCCGGCACGGCGGTGCTCGCGGTGCCGGGACTGCCCGTCCAGGCGGTCCTCGCGGTCGTCCTCGTCCAGGGGCTGGTCGCCTCGCTGGGCGGGGGCGTGCGGTGGGGCCTGCTCACCGAGATCCTGTCCAAGGAGCGCTACCTGCTGGGGCGCTCGCTCTTCGGCATGACGAGCGGCCTCGCGCAGATCGCGGGCTTCGCGACGGGCGGCGTGCTGGTCGCGGCCCTGTCCCCGCGCCCCGCGCTGCTGCTGGCGGCGCTGCTGTACGCCGGGGCCGCACTCGGACTGCGGCTGGGTCTCACGGCCCGCCCGCCGCGCGCGTCCGGCCGTCCCTCGGTACGGGCCACCTGGCGGGCCAACGCGCTGCTGTGGTCGTCACCCGCACGCCGGTGCGTGTACCTCGCCCTGTGGGTGCCCAACGGGCTGATCGTCGGCTGCGAGTCGCTGTACGTCTCCTACGCGCCCGAAGCCGCCGGCACCCTGTTCGCCTGCGCGGCGCTCGGCATGTTCGCCGGGGACGTGACGATCGGCCGGCTGCTGTCCCCGGCGCGCCGGGCCCGGCTCGGGGTACCGCTGCTGCTGCTCCTGGCCGGGCCGTACCTGCTCTTCGCCCTGCGACCGCCGGTGCCGGTCGCCGCCGTGCTGGTGCTGGTGGCGTCCGCCGGGTTCGGGGCGAGTCTGGTGCAGCAGGAGCGGCTGGTGGCCCTCACGCCCGACGAACTCTCCGGGCACGCCCTCGGGTTGCACTCCGCCGGCATGCTCACGATGCAGGGGGCCAGCGCGGCCCTGGCGGGCGCGCTGGCCGAACTCACCTCACCGGGCGCGGCGATGACGGCGACGGCGGCGGCGTCGGTCACGGTGACGGCGGCGCTGGCACGGGGGCTGCGTACGGCGCGGACGGACAACGGCGTGGGCGAGGCGGCCACCGAAACGCCCGTGCACGCCCCTGCCGACCTGCCCCCGCACACCACCACCGACGCGCCCCCGACCCGCTGA
- a CDS encoding ArsR/SmtB family transcription factor has product MGWWQVDADTLARSRFLISPYAETFASLRLLHTASGRHPGEQAWLRAHLPGYRARLAADPVTALLVRAGLGRDWIADFFTPTPLDGEDFTRAAARIRATDPAAARGHLRMSLGGPLPAELDRDDLPQRAAALLTHVWTEAVRPYWSRRRRVLEADVVARTARMSQGGWAAVLDALRPGTRWLGANRFQVNLHEYPPRDVSGAELVLVPVTPRTGWVSWEEPERQRYALVYPCAGPLAGERARPVPARLGALLGRARATVLVLLGSPLSTTQLTALTGQGLGSVGRHLRVLRDAGLVEGRRSGRSVLYARTAAGDVLVRAAAGEGLVPGAGEVPDGAAAGRRS; this is encoded by the coding sequence ATGGGCTGGTGGCAGGTCGACGCCGACACCCTCGCCCGCAGCCGGTTCCTGATCTCGCCGTACGCCGAGACCTTCGCGAGCCTGCGGCTGCTGCACACCGCGAGCGGCCGGCACCCCGGCGAGCAGGCCTGGCTGCGCGCCCACCTCCCCGGCTACCGCGCCCGTCTGGCCGCCGACCCGGTGACCGCGCTGCTGGTGCGCGCCGGACTCGGCCGGGACTGGATCGCCGACTTCTTCACCCCGACCCCGCTGGACGGCGAGGACTTCACGCGGGCCGCCGCCCGGATCCGCGCCACCGACCCGGCGGCCGCCCGCGGCCACCTGCGCATGTCCCTGGGCGGTCCGCTCCCCGCCGAGCTGGACCGCGACGATCTGCCGCAGCGCGCGGCGGCGCTGCTCACCCATGTGTGGACCGAGGCCGTACGGCCGTACTGGTCCCGGCGCCGGCGCGTCCTGGAGGCCGATGTGGTGGCCCGGACCGCGCGGATGAGCCAGGGCGGCTGGGCGGCGGTGCTGGACGCGCTGCGGCCCGGCACCCGCTGGCTCGGCGCCAACCGGTTCCAGGTCAATCTCCACGAGTACCCGCCGCGGGACGTCTCCGGGGCCGAGCTGGTGCTCGTCCCGGTCACGCCCCGCACCGGCTGGGTGAGCTGGGAGGAGCCGGAGCGGCAGCGGTACGCCCTCGTCTACCCGTGCGCCGGCCCGCTCGCCGGGGAGCGGGCCCGGCCGGTGCCCGCGCGTCTCGGCGCCCTGCTCGGCCGGGCCCGCGCGACGGTCCTCGTCCTCCTCGGCTCACCCCTGAGCACCACCCAGCTGACCGCCCTGACCGGGCAGGGTCTCGGCTCGGTGGGACGGCATCTGCGGGTGCTGCGGGACGCGGGCCTGGTGGAGGGGCGGCGGTCGGGACGCTCGGTGCTGTACGCCCGGACGGCGGCGGGCGACGTCCTCGTACGGGCGGCGGCCGGCGAAGGGCTCGTGCCGGGCGCCGGGGAGGTGCCGGACGGGGCTGCCGCGGGCCGGCGGAGTTAG
- a CDS encoding glutathione peroxidase, whose translation MTTNASPLDVGIDALQGGAADLKQYAGQAVLVVNVASKCGLTPQYAGLERLQERYAERGFTVLGVPCNQFMGQEPGSAEEIAEFCSATYGVTFPMTEKVEVNGENRHPLYERLTGFADAEGHSGDIRWNFEKFLIGRDGSVVARFSPQVEPESPEVVAAIEAQLG comes from the coding sequence ATGACGACCAACGCATCCCCCCTCGACGTCGGCATCGACGCACTCCAGGGCGGCGCCGCCGACCTCAAGCAGTACGCCGGGCAGGCCGTGCTCGTGGTGAACGTGGCCTCCAAGTGTGGCCTGACCCCGCAGTACGCCGGCCTGGAGCGGCTCCAGGAGCGGTACGCGGAGCGGGGCTTCACCGTGCTCGGCGTGCCGTGCAACCAGTTCATGGGCCAGGAGCCCGGCAGCGCCGAGGAGATCGCCGAGTTCTGCTCCGCGACCTACGGCGTGACCTTCCCGATGACCGAGAAGGTCGAGGTCAACGGCGAGAACCGGCATCCCCTGTACGAGCGGCTGACCGGCTTCGCGGACGCGGAGGGGCACAGCGGGGACATCCGCTGGAACTTCGAGAAGTTCCTGATCGGCCGGGACGGCAGTGTCGTCGCCCGCTTCTCCCCGCAGGTCGAGCCGGAGTCGCCGGAGGTCGTCGCCGCGATCGAGGCGCAGCTCGGCTGA
- a CDS encoding DUF397 domain-containing protein produces MAIKQGATDTWVKSSYSQGNGACVEIKSPVPSAMAVRDSKVRRGPVLAFPATAWNTFVASVKA; encoded by the coding sequence ATGGCGATCAAGCAGGGCGCGACGGACACGTGGGTCAAGTCCTCCTACTCGCAGGGCAACGGCGCGTGCGTCGAGATCAAGTCCCCGGTTCCGTCGGCCATGGCCGTCCGGGACTCCAAGGTCCGGCGGGGCCCGGTGCTGGCCTTCCCCGCCACCGCCTGGAACACCTTCGTGGCGTCGGTCAAGGCGTAA
- a CDS encoding helix-turn-helix domain-containing protein, with amino-acid sequence MASNVNPTVRRRRLGQELRRLRELKGMTAEEVAERLLVSQSKISRLENGRRSISQRDVRDLCGVYEVEDHRIVDSLMQMAKDSRQQGWWHSFGDIPYSVYIGLETDAASLRVYDPQVVPGLLQTRGYAEALIQGALPEATPADIDKRVQARLRRQERIAAEENPLRLWAVLDEAAVRREVGGKQVMIEQLEYLLEMSQLPHVTVQLIPFQMGAHPGVSGQYAILEFPDAADSSVVYIEGVTSDLYLEKAQDVQKYAVMYEHLRAQALNVEQTREYIAEVVKEYAGLR; translated from the coding sequence GTGGCGTCCAATGTCAATCCCACCGTCAGGCGGCGCCGGCTGGGCCAGGAGTTGCGCAGGCTCCGTGAGCTCAAGGGCATGACGGCCGAAGAGGTGGCGGAGCGGCTGCTGGTGTCGCAGTCGAAGATCAGCCGTCTGGAGAACGGCCGCCGCAGCATCAGCCAGCGCGATGTGCGCGACCTGTGCGGGGTCTACGAGGTGGAGGACCACCGGATCGTCGATTCGCTGATGCAGATGGCGAAGGACTCGCGGCAGCAGGGCTGGTGGCACTCCTTCGGAGACATCCCGTACAGCGTCTACATCGGCCTGGAGACCGACGCGGCCAGCCTGCGGGTGTACGACCCGCAGGTGGTGCCCGGCCTGCTCCAGACCCGCGGCTACGCGGAGGCGCTGATCCAGGGCGCCCTGCCGGAGGCGACACCGGCCGACATCGACAAGCGGGTGCAGGCCAGACTGCGGCGGCAGGAACGTATTGCCGCCGAGGAGAACCCGCTGCGGCTGTGGGCGGTGCTCGACGAGGCGGCGGTGCGCCGCGAGGTCGGCGGCAAGCAGGTGATGATCGAGCAGCTCGAGTACCTGCTGGAGATGTCCCAGTTGCCGCACGTCACCGTGCAGTTGATCCCGTTCCAGATGGGCGCCCACCCCGGGGTGAGCGGGCAGTACGCCATCCTGGAGTTCCCGGACGCCGCCGATTCGAGCGTCGTCTACATCGAGGGCGTCACCAGCGATCTCTACCTGGAGAAGGCGCAGGATGTCCAGAAATATGCAGTGATGTACGAGCACTTGCGGGCGCAGGCGCTGAATGTAGAGCAAACCCGGGAATACATCGCCGAAGTGGTGAAGGAATACGCCGGTCTGCGGTGA
- a CDS encoding GOLPH3/VPS74 family protein encodes MGRSRRTLPEELLLLALDPTTGTTAQPQSLDLGLAGAQLVELALAGRIAPDGDRIAVVVPRPTGDPTLDCALELLRRRGAPVRAVHWIGGPRLGLRQTYLSHLERCGMVHAVEGQMCGVLPTTRYQATDNAISREIRARLDSAIRTGVPPDPRTAALAALAHAVGLGKHLYPGNEGRSSRSRLRDLIRHDPMGGLVAHAVMDVQNGVAAQPRRAAAGPAGRQATGARAAEPARGVPAQPHRGSMARAVAH; translated from the coding sequence ATGGGCAGGAGCCGCAGAACACTTCCGGAGGAGCTTCTGCTGCTGGCGTTGGACCCGACCACGGGTACCACCGCACAGCCGCAGTCGCTCGACCTGGGTCTGGCCGGAGCACAGCTAGTGGAGCTGGCGCTGGCCGGACGGATAGCCCCAGACGGGGATCGTATCGCCGTGGTGGTACCACGGCCGACAGGAGATCCGACACTGGACTGCGCGTTGGAGCTGCTGCGAAGGCGCGGCGCTCCGGTACGGGCCGTCCACTGGATCGGCGGGCCGCGTCTCGGGCTCCGCCAGACGTACCTCTCGCATCTGGAGCGGTGCGGCATGGTGCATGCCGTCGAGGGCCAGATGTGCGGGGTGTTGCCGACGACTCGCTACCAGGCGACGGACAACGCCATCAGCCGGGAGATCAGGGCCCGGCTGGATTCCGCGATCCGCACCGGCGTACCGCCGGACCCGCGGACCGCGGCGCTCGCCGCCCTGGCGCACGCGGTGGGGCTCGGCAAGCACCTGTACCCGGGGAACGAGGGACGCTCGTCCCGCTCCCGGCTGCGGGACCTGATCAGGCACGACCCCATGGGCGGCCTCGTGGCGCACGCCGTGATGGACGTCCAGAACGGCGTGGCGGCCCAGCCGCGCCGTGCCGCGGCGGGACCGGCAGGCCGGCAGGCCACCGGAGCCAGGGCGGCCGAACCCGCACGCGGGGTTCCGGCCCAGCCGCACCGCGGCAGCATGGCACGCGCCGTGGCCCACTGA
- a CDS encoding D-alanyl-D-alanine carboxypeptidase: MEEASVAGESPDRSKQRESSAEPTSGSAGPVPEARREADDPRLAVARAGVDTATRILSAKDLAEARKGAAEAAGKKDERELRAAVAAWVRSADEPPSDGPESSKGSGGTGPAEAEGTQADAAEDDTAAGGTAKDEPGAVAGAPAKAGDEDAGDAEGGARAEGDEQSSAAADAGADGAAQESEKAGADAGVTADDADTDADAESGADSDASSAEPGADDDAATDTGADTDTGADADTDTDTDTADSAETGAGSARVAEDTDADESEADVGAGKGSGEDSSRAGSDDETPVDQPTTVFKAVRPPKPAVDQPTTMLKLGDAAKAKPAEEPKQPEEAEKPAAQAEKPAAQAEKPAAQAEKPADEGKKSADGPEASAEGAKEPAGDPAKRGGGEKEAERTSTFVALKELDDPAARKPRTAAPAKPAGRAAPAAPAGPVTPADVTAAVPQIGPERTTQQPLPPKPPLDLLAELTNTPPPPQTPLRTAVRRVKIWTPLVLLLVVVVAVIQSVRPLPTPTLELTAEDSYTFDGSKAGIPWPQEGQAALDVQGIGTFGSSGEQKPVPIASVAKVMTAYVILREHPLKSGEEGPMIKIDQAAEEQSDAGQESTVDVFAGDRISEREALESILIASANNVARLLARWDAGAEKDFVAKMNATAKDLGMTNTTYTDPSGLNDTTVSTAVDQVKLAKAAMTLPAFREVAAMMSYDDYKGVNRRNWNELVGSNNVVGIKTGTTTSALGNLVFAAKKEIGGETHTIVGAVVRQPPGGKDNTILQGALSAGDQLIRAAQDALESATILKKGDVVGYVDDGLGGRTPVVATQDVTAVGWAGLTVKLSFAADELPHTAKAGTKVGTLTVGDGATAGAVKVPVALGDDLAEPGFMDKVTRIG; this comes from the coding sequence ATGGAGGAGGCATCGGTGGCGGGCGAGTCCCCCGACAGGTCGAAGCAGCGCGAGTCGTCGGCAGAACCGACGTCGGGGAGCGCGGGTCCGGTTCCCGAGGCCAGGCGGGAGGCGGACGATCCGCGCCTCGCCGTGGCCCGGGCGGGTGTCGACACGGCAACGCGGATCCTCTCGGCGAAGGACCTCGCGGAGGCCCGCAAGGGCGCGGCCGAGGCCGCCGGGAAGAAGGACGAACGGGAGTTGCGCGCCGCGGTGGCGGCATGGGTCCGCTCGGCGGACGAGCCCCCGTCCGACGGACCGGAGTCCTCGAAGGGGTCCGGCGGCACCGGGCCGGCGGAGGCCGAGGGCACGCAGGCCGACGCCGCGGAGGACGACACCGCGGCGGGTGGGACCGCGAAGGATGAGCCCGGCGCGGTCGCCGGGGCCCCGGCGAAGGCCGGGGACGAGGACGCGGGCGACGCCGAGGGCGGCGCACGGGCCGAGGGTGACGAGCAGTCATCGGCCGCCGCCGACGCGGGTGCGGACGGGGCCGCGCAGGAGTCCGAGAAGGCCGGGGCGGACGCCGGGGTCACGGCCGATGACGCGGACACGGATGCGGACGCGGAATCGGGCGCGGACTCGGACGCGAGCAGCGCCGAGCCCGGGGCCGACGACGACGCCGCCACGGACACCGGAGCCGACACGGACACCGGAGCCGACGCCGACACCGACACCGACACCGACACCGCGGATTCCGCGGAGACCGGTGCCGGTTCGGCTCGGGTGGCCGAGGACACCGACGCGGACGAGAGCGAGGCCGACGTCGGCGCCGGCAAGGGCTCCGGCGAGGACTCCTCCCGGGCCGGGTCGGACGACGAGACGCCCGTCGACCAGCCCACCACCGTCTTCAAGGCCGTACGGCCGCCGAAGCCCGCGGTCGACCAGCCCACCACCATGCTGAAGCTGGGCGACGCCGCCAAGGCGAAGCCCGCCGAGGAGCCGAAGCAGCCCGAGGAGGCCGAGAAGCCCGCCGCTCAGGCCGAGAAGCCCGCCGCCCAGGCCGAGAAGCCCGCCGCCCAGGCCGAGAAGCCCGCCGACGAGGGCAAGAAGTCCGCCGACGGGCCCGAGGCGTCCGCCGAGGGGGCGAAGGAGCCCGCCGGTGACCCGGCGAAGCGTGGGGGCGGCGAGAAGGAAGCCGAGCGGACCAGCACGTTCGTCGCGCTGAAGGAGCTGGACGACCCGGCGGCGCGCAAGCCCCGTACGGCCGCGCCCGCGAAGCCGGCCGGACGGGCCGCACCGGCCGCGCCCGCGGGCCCCGTCACCCCGGCCGACGTCACCGCCGCCGTGCCCCAGATCGGCCCGGAGCGGACCACCCAGCAGCCGCTGCCGCCGAAGCCGCCGCTCGACCTGCTGGCGGAGCTGACGAACACGCCGCCGCCTCCGCAGACGCCGCTGCGCACGGCCGTGCGCCGGGTGAAGATCTGGACGCCGCTGGTGCTGCTGCTGGTGGTCGTGGTCGCGGTGATCCAGTCGGTGCGTCCGCTGCCGACGCCCACCCTCGAGCTCACCGCCGAGGACAGCTACACCTTCGACGGCTCCAAGGCCGGTATCCCGTGGCCGCAGGAGGGCCAGGCCGCCCTCGACGTCCAGGGCATCGGCACGTTCGGTTCGTCCGGCGAGCAGAAGCCGGTGCCGATCGCGAGTGTCGCCAAGGTCATGACGGCGTACGTGATCCTCCGCGAGCACCCGCTGAAGAGCGGCGAGGAGGGTCCGATGATCAAGATCGACCAGGCGGCGGAGGAGCAGTCGGACGCCGGCCAGGAGTCGACGGTCGACGTCTTCGCGGGCGACCGGATCTCCGAGCGCGAGGCCCTGGAGAGCATCCTCATCGCGTCCGCGAACAATGTGGCGCGGCTGCTGGCCCGTTGGGACGCGGGCGCGGAGAAGGACTTCGTGGCGAAGATGAACGCCACCGCGAAGGACCTCGGCATGACCAACACGACGTACACCGACCCCTCGGGCCTGAACGACACCACGGTCAGCACGGCCGTGGACCAGGTGAAGCTCGCCAAGGCCGCGATGACGCTGCCCGCGTTCCGCGAGGTCGCCGCGATGATGTCGTACGACGACTACAAGGGCGTCAACCGCCGCAACTGGAACGAGCTGGTCGGCAGCAACAACGTCGTCGGCATCAAGACCGGCACCACCACCTCCGCCCTCGGCAACCTGGTGTTCGCGGCGAAGAAGGAGATCGGCGGCGAGACCCACACCATCGTCGGCGCGGTCGTGCGCCAGCCCCCGGGCGGCAAGGACAACACCATCCTCCAGGGCGCCCTGTCCGCGGGCGACCAGCTCATCCGGGCCGCGCAGGACGCGCTGGAGTCGGCGACGATCCTGAAGAAGGGCGACGTCGTCGGCTACGTGGACGACGGTCTGGGCGGCCGTACGCCGGTGGTCGCCACGCAGGACGTGACCGCGGTCGGCTGGGCCGGGCTCACGGTGAAGCTGTCGTTCGCCGCGGACGAGCTGCCGCACACGGCGAAGGCGGGGACGAAGGTCGGCACGCTCACCGTCGGTGACGGGGCGACCGCGGGTGCCGTGAAGGTGCCGGTCGCCCTCGGGGACGATCTGGCCGAGCCGGGCTTCATGGACAAGGTGACCCGTATCGGCTGA
- a CDS encoding sodium:solute symporter family protein, translated as MNSLDWAVLIGYFGVMVAIGVWSHKRVDNVSDFFTAGGKMPWWLSGISHHMSGYSAVMFTGYAGIAYTYGVTSFVTWSFPIALGIAIGSKLFAPRINRLRSRLHVASPLEYLKNRYDLKTQQALAWSGMLLKIVDVGAKWAAIATLLSVFTGISLNQGILITGTITAVYCTIGGLWADALTELGQFVIQFLAGIAMFVAVVMELNDKGIGFLGAWDEPELQGHGEPLVGPYGTVFLLAFLFIKLFEYNGGMLNQAQRYMATSNAHEAARSARLSAVLWLVWPLVLFFPMWMSPLLVESQKADGSDSYGLMTEQLLPHGLLGLVIVGFFSHTMAMCSSDANAIAAVFTRDCAPVVWRRARAWSEGQGLRVARITTVVFLGLSMAAATQVNSPTFGDIITVVIKWVAGLMGPMAIPMMLGLLRPFRRSGPTAALVSWATGLFVFWLVNYPVHWNVDGGVPLQYQVSIPLAVSLVLYVLVGYLKPEDTPERLAIIERINTDDDGPGAAGAAAAVPAQQGGAPGVTVKD; from the coding sequence ATGAACAGTCTCGACTGGGCCGTGCTCATCGGCTACTTCGGCGTGATGGTGGCCATCGGCGTCTGGTCGCACAAACGCGTGGACAACGTCAGCGACTTCTTCACCGCGGGCGGCAAGATGCCCTGGTGGCTGTCGGGCATCTCGCACCACATGTCCGGCTACAGCGCGGTGATGTTCACGGGCTACGCGGGCATCGCCTACACCTACGGCGTCACGTCCTTCGTCACCTGGTCGTTCCCCATCGCCCTGGGCATCGCCATCGGCTCGAAGCTGTTCGCCCCGCGGATCAACCGGCTGCGCTCCCGGCTCCACGTGGCCTCGCCGCTGGAGTACCTGAAAAACCGCTACGACCTCAAGACCCAGCAGGCACTGGCCTGGTCCGGAATGCTGCTGAAGATCGTGGACGTCGGCGCGAAATGGGCGGCCATCGCCACCCTGCTGTCGGTCTTCACCGGCATCTCCCTGAACCAGGGCATCCTCATCACCGGCACCATCACCGCCGTCTACTGCACGATCGGCGGCCTGTGGGCGGACGCGCTGACGGAACTCGGCCAGTTCGTCATCCAGTTCCTGGCCGGCATCGCCATGTTCGTCGCCGTCGTCATGGAGCTCAACGACAAGGGCATCGGCTTCCTCGGCGCCTGGGACGAGCCCGAACTCCAGGGCCACGGCGAACCGCTGGTCGGCCCCTACGGCACGGTGTTCCTGCTGGCCTTCCTCTTCATCAAGCTCTTCGAGTACAACGGCGGCATGCTCAACCAGGCCCAGCGCTACATGGCCACGTCCAACGCGCACGAGGCCGCCCGCTCGGCCCGCCTGTCGGCCGTCCTGTGGCTGGTCTGGCCGCTGGTCCTCTTCTTCCCCATGTGGATGTCCCCGCTGCTGGTCGAGTCGCAGAAGGCCGACGGCTCCGACTCCTACGGCCTGATGACCGAACAGCTCCTCCCGCACGGCCTGCTGGGCCTCGTCATCGTCGGCTTCTTCTCCCACACCATGGCCATGTGCTCCTCCGACGCCAACGCCATCGCCGCGGTGTTCACCAGGGACTGCGCACCGGTGGTGTGGCGGCGCGCCCGGGCCTGGAGCGAGGGGCAGGGCCTGCGGGTCGCCCGCATCACCACCGTCGTCTTCCTCGGCCTCTCCATGGCGGCGGCCACCCAGGTCAACTCCCCCACCTTCGGCGACATCATCACCGTCGTCATCAAGTGGGTCGCCGGCCTGATGGGCCCCATGGCCATCCCCATGATGCTCGGCCTGCTCCGCCCCTTCCGCCGCTCCGGCCCCACCGCGGCCCTCGTCAGCTGGGCCACCGGCCTGTTCGTCTTCTGGCTGGTGAACTACCCCGTCCACTGGAACGTCGACGGCGGCGTCCCCCTCCAGTACCAGGTCTCCATCCCGCTCGCCGTCTCCCTGGTCCTCTACGTCCTCGTCGGCTACCTCAAGCCGGAGGACACCCCGGAGCGCCTGGCCATCATCGAGCGCATCAACACGGACGACGACGGCCCGGGCGCGGCGGGCGCCGCGGCGGCGGTCCCGGCACAGCAGGGCGGGGCGCCGGGCGTGACGGTCAAGGACTGA
- a CDS encoding ADP-ribosylglycohydrolase family protein, protein MGATAGPVWGRAEQQDFRSRVRGTLLGVAVGDALGAPVDRMGIEEIREAYGPEGIVDLVPAYGRRGAVTHLTQLTLFSVDGLIRAQVRRDTGAWHPPTDLHRAYLRWAATQRDWGPDERRAEDGWLAREEWLYARRGPSRSLLAGFGDERMGTLEAPKNPGEAGPEAAARSAPFGLLVGWEPQLVAQLAVECAAQSHGHPAATLSAGAYAVVVHGLARGESLDGAVQHALATLAARPGHEPVSDALQRALGAVRQGMPTPGRVEELAGGGTAEGILSAAVYCSLVGEDVRHGLRLAANHGGPSAAATALTGGLLGALHGETALPPAWLAELEGRPTILELADDFAMEMTQGPALHGPAGASPAWLTRYPRA, encoded by the coding sequence GTGGGTGCGACAGCCGGGCCTGTCTGGGGGCGGGCCGAGCAGCAGGACTTCCGGAGCAGGGTGCGCGGCACGCTGCTGGGCGTGGCCGTCGGCGACGCGCTGGGGGCGCCGGTCGACCGGATGGGGATCGAGGAGATACGGGAGGCGTACGGCCCGGAGGGGATCGTGGACCTCGTACCCGCCTACGGCCGGCGCGGCGCGGTCACCCACCTCACCCAGCTCACCCTGTTCAGCGTGGACGGCCTGATACGCGCCCAGGTGCGCCGGGACACCGGAGCCTGGCACCCGCCGACCGATCTGCACCGGGCGTATCTGCGCTGGGCGGCCACCCAGCGGGACTGGGGTCCCGACGAGCGGCGCGCGGAGGACGGGTGGCTGGCCCGGGAGGAGTGGCTGTACGCCCGCCGGGGGCCGTCCCGCTCGCTGCTGGCCGGCTTCGGTGACGAGCGGATGGGCACGCTGGAGGCGCCCAAGAATCCCGGCGAGGCCGGTCCCGAGGCCGCCGCGCGTTCCGCGCCGTTCGGGCTGCTCGTCGGCTGGGAACCGCAGCTCGTCGCCCAGCTCGCGGTGGAGTGCGCGGCGCAGAGCCACGGGCACCCGGCCGCCACTCTGTCCGCCGGCGCGTACGCGGTCGTCGTCCACGGGCTGGCCCGCGGCGAGAGCCTCGACGGTGCCGTGCAGCACGCGCTGGCGACGCTGGCGGCGCGGCCGGGGCACGAGCCGGTGTCGGACGCGTTGCAGCGTGCCCTGGGCGCCGTACGGCAGGGCATGCCCACCCCGGGCAGGGTGGAGGAGCTGGCCGGCGGCGGCACCGCCGAGGGCATCCTGTCCGCCGCCGTCTACTGCTCCCTCGTCGGCGAGGACGTGCGCCACGGCCTCCGGCTGGCCGCCAACCACGGCGGTCCCTCCGCCGCGGCCACCGCGCTCACCGGCGGCCTGCTCGGCGCCCTGCACGGCGAGACGGCCCTCCCCCCGGCCTGGCTGGCCGAACTGGAGGGCCGTCCCACGATCCTGGAACTCGCCGACGACTTCGCCATGGAGATGACCCAGGGGCCCGCGCTGCACGGCCCGGCGGGGGCGTCCCCCGCGTGGCTGACCCGGTACCCCCGGGCCTGA
- a CDS encoding DNA-binding protein, protein MTEQHPNAHARAASGRYSSGVQHVNEPHHDHFTVVGNHLAQHPELSLTAIGLATHIQSLPAGTPIGIKTLAAKFPEGEIRIAAALRELEEHGYLARLKERLQSGRVVTRTVSYNRPRPAVTAAADPATAPASPERRPPAPERRPPAPAPQPSAATDLLTRLRAHDSRLLLSERDVHRLAPAVTAWLDRGVPATAVERTLTAGLPEDPIRHPAAFLSRRLTTLLPPPLPPALQPSTTGPRQNPRPNPLQTCDGCERAFRAPQPGRCRDCRTPGVAA, encoded by the coding sequence ATGACTGAGCAGCACCCTAACGCGCATGCGCGTGCCGCGTCCGGCCGTTACTCGTCCGGAGTACAGCACGTCAACGAGCCTCACCACGACCACTTCACCGTGGTCGGGAACCACCTCGCCCAGCACCCCGAGCTGTCGCTGACGGCGATCGGCCTGGCGACGCACATCCAGTCGCTGCCCGCCGGGACCCCGATCGGCATCAAGACGCTGGCGGCGAAGTTCCCCGAGGGGGAGATCCGCATCGCGGCGGCGCTGCGCGAGCTGGAGGAGCACGGCTACCTCGCACGCCTCAAGGAGCGTCTTCAATCGGGCCGAGTCGTGACCCGGACGGTCTCGTACAACAGGCCCCGCCCGGCGGTGACGGCCGCCGCGGATCCGGCCACGGCTCCCGCTTCCCCCGAACGCAGGCCCCCCGCCCCCGAGCGCAGGCCCCCCGCCCCCGCCCCGCAGCCCTCCGCCGCCACCGATCTCCTCACGCGCCTCCGCGCCCACGACTCGCGCCTCCTGCTGAGCGAGCGGGACGTGCACCGCCTGGCCCCGGCGGTCACGGCCTGGCTGGACAGGGGCGTGCCCGCCACCGCCGTGGAGCGCACCCTCACAGCCGGCCTCCCCGAGGACCCCATCCGCCACCCGGCGGCCTTCCTGTCCCGCCGCCTCACCACTCTCCTGCCGCCGCCCCTTCCTCCGGCCCTCCAGCCGTCGACCACCGGACCCCGCCAGAACCCCCGCCCGAACCCCCTGCAGACGTGCGACGGCTGCGAGCGGGCCTTCCGCGCCCCGCAACCGGGCCGCTGCCGGGACTGCCGCACGCCAGGTGTGGCGGCTTAG